One genomic region from Candidatus Omnitrophota bacterium encodes:
- a CDS encoding NAD(P) transhydrogenase subunit alpha: MAVDYWPMFFVLLLATFVGIGVIRRVSRLLHTPLMSITNAISAIAVVGSIIVTGSEHPLPMRVLGAIALFASMTNIVSGFLITDRMLKMFKKEPRKP, from the coding sequence ATGGCTGTCGATTACTGGCCCATGTTCTTCGTGCTGCTGTTGGCCACGTTTGTCGGCATCGGGGTCATCCGCCGCGTGTCGCGCCTCTTGCACACGCCGCTGATGTCCATCACGAATGCCATCTCGGCGATCGCCGTCGTCGGCTCGATCATCGTGACCGGGTCCGAGCATCCATTGCCGATGCGCGTGCTCGGGGCGATCGCGCTCTTCGCCTCCATGACGAACATCGTCAGCGGATTTTTGATCACGGACCGCATGCTCAAGATGTTCAAGAAAGAGCCCCGCAAACCATGA